A genomic stretch from Fusarium musae strain F31 chromosome 9, whole genome shotgun sequence includes:
- a CDS encoding hypothetical protein (EggNog:ENOG41) produces the protein MSELRFLRRNLRILVLNPNSSTIMTDGMANAIRQMSLPDADVSQKSVEIYTYTAPPHSAPDSINDQEGIDRSTQAVLDDPKIEEELESDKYDGVLVACFSVHCLVSKLTRYRHLAVTGIFEASILTSLSLMAAPDNAGKWGIVTTGKWWEDHLSHGVKNFLGQQKDGVNNKFAGVFSSGLTAGDFHTVPPEKVREKLKEATRKLLNEGQVSVVLMGCGGMAGLEEIIRSTAIEEYGKADGNLVYIVDGVKAGVMQLEQMIRSKKIFR, from the exons ATGTCCGAGCTCCGTTTCCTCCGGCGGAATCTCCGCATCCTCGTCCTAAACCCAAACTCATCCACCATCATGACAGACGGAATGGCCAACGCCATCCGCCAAATGTCACTACCAGAC GCTGATGTGTCACAAAAGTCAGTTGAGATCTATACCTACACAGCCCCTCCCCACTCCGCCCCAGACAGCATCAACGACCAGGAGGGCATCGACCGCAGCACGCAGGCCGTCCTCGATGACcccaagatcgaggaggagcttgagtCGGATAAGTACGACGGCGTCCTCGTTGCGTGCTTCAGCGTCCATTGCCTGGTGTCAAAGTTGACTAGGTATCGACATCTTGCCGTGACGGGTATTTTTGAAGCGAGTATCCTCACGTCTCTTTCGCTCATGGCTGCGCCGGACAATGCAGGTAAATGGGGAATTGTCACTACTGGGAAGTGGTGGGAGGATCACTTGTCGCATGGTGTCAAGAACTTTCTTGGACAGCAGAAGGATGGTGTGAATAACAAGTTTGCTGGTGTTTTCTCGTCTGGGCTTACGGCGGGTGACTTTCATACTGTTCCTCCGGAGAAGGTAagggagaagctcaaggaggcCACTCGAAAGTTGCTCAATGAGGGACAAGTGTCGGTTGTGCTCATGGGATGCGGTGGTATGGCTGGTCTGGAGGAGATCATCCGATCGACTGCTATTGAGGAGTACGGCAAGGCTGACGGTAACCTTGTCTACATTGTTGACGGAGTCAAGGCGGGCGTCATGCAATTGGAGCAGATGATCCGCAGCAAGAAGATCTTCCGGTAA
- the SSN3 gene encoding cyclin-dependent protein kinase (EggNog:ENOG41) → MPLRPHIGLGFPAHAYQKRHVEPHDRSTGYQPKVRITDRYRIIGFISSGTYGRVYKAVGRNGKPVGEFAIKKFKPDKEGEQISYTGISQSAIREMSLCSELHHINVIRLCEIMLEDKCIFMVFEYAEHDLLQIIHHHTQQPRHPIPPATIKSIMFQLLNGCQYLHINWVLHRDLKPANIMVTSSGEVKIGDLGLARRFDKPLHSLFSGDKVVVTIWYRAPELILGSYHYTPAIDMWAVGCIFAELLSLRPIFKGEEAKMDSKKTVPFQRNQMQKIIEIMGVPTKDKWPLLSTMPEYNQLNTLANSMASSHHNHHSHHHPHHHHGHYGSRNPPPPPPGGSNLEKWYYSTINHTSAPGGTPPLASLGSEGYKLLAGLLEYDPAKRLTAAQALQSPFFSTGDRVSANCFEGCKNEYPCRRVSQDDNDIRTSSLPGTKRSGLPDDSLIRPAKRQKE, encoded by the coding sequence ATGCCTCTCCGTCCTCACATCGGCCTCGGGTTTCCTGCTCACGCTTACCAAAAACGTCATGTAGAACCTCACGATCGCTCAACTGGGTATCAGCCCAAAGTCCGAATCACAGATCGTTACCGCATCATCGGCTTCATCAGCTCGGGTACCTATGGACGGGTATACAAGGCTGTTGGCCGCAATGGCAAGCCCGTGGGTGAATTCGCTATCAAGAAGTTCAAGCCCGACAAGGAAGGTGAACAGATCAGCTACACGGGCATCTCTCAGAGTGCGATCCGTGAGATGAGTCTTTGCAGCGAACTTCATCACATCAATGTTATTCGTCTTTGCGAAATTATGCTTGAGGACAAGTGTATCTTTATGGTCTTTGAGTATGCCGAACATGATCTATTAcaaatcatccatcatcacacACAACAGCCACGACATCCGATTCCCCCGGCAACCATCAAAAGTATCATGTTCCAACTCCTCAACGGATGTCAGTACCTACACATCAACTGGGTTCTTCACCGTGATCTCAAACCAGCCAACATCATGGTCACTTCATCAGGCGAAGTCAAGATCGGAGATTTGGGTCTAGCACGTCGATTTGATAAACCACTTCACTCACTTTTTAGCGGTGATAAAGTTGTCGTTACTATCTGGTATCGGGCCCCCGAACTAATTCTCGGTTCATATCACTACACGCCTGCCATCGATATGTGGGCTGTCGGATGTATTTTCGCCGAACTTCTTTCCTTGAGGCCCATATTTAAAGGAGAGGAAGCCAAAATGGATAGCAAGAAGACGGTTCCCTTTCAACGCAACCAGATGCAAAAGATTATCGAAATCATGGGTGTCCCAACAAAGGACAAATGGCCTCTATTATCTACCATGCCCGAATACAACCAACTCAACACTCTCGCCAACTCCATGGCTTCATCTCACCACAATCATcacagccatcatcatcctcatcaccaccacggCCACTACGGATCCCGCAACCCACCGCCCCCTCCCCCAGGCGGTTCGAACCTCGAGAAGTGGTATTACAGCACCATCAACCACACCAGCGCTCCCGGCGGCACACCACCACTTGCCTCACTCGGCTCAGAAGGCTACAAGCTCCTCGCCGGTCTTCTAGAGTACGACCCCGCAAAGCGTCTCACAGCTGCACAAGCCCTTCAatctcccttcttctcaaccgGTGACCGTGTCAGTGCGAATTGTTTCGAGGGCTGCAAGAACGAGTATCCTTGTCGACGTGTGAGTCAAGATGATAACGATATACGGACGAGTAGCCTTCCGGGTACGAAG
- the ARP2 gene encoding Arp2/3 complex subunit, actin nucleation center (EggNog:ENOG41~BUSCO:EOG09262MEK), producing the protein MSNPPPIVLDGGTGFLKVGYAAQNFPEHQYPSIVGRPILRSEEQTDSDVVIKDIMCGDEAAAARTMLQISYPMENGIVKKWDDMEHLWDYTFYEKLKVDPTGQKILLTEPPMNPLKNREKMCEVMFDRYNFGGVYVAIQAVLALYAQGLSSGVVVDSGDGVTHIVPVYESVVLNHLTKRLDVAGRDVTRNLIKLLLRRGYALNRTADFETVRQIKEKLCYVSYDLELDKRLSEDTTVLVEDYTLPDGRVIRVGSERFEAPECLFQPHLVDSESPGLGEFLFNTIQSADVDIRSSLFKAIVLSGGSSMYPGLPSRLEKELKQLWLTRALQGNPERLSKFKVRIEDPPRRRHMVFLGGAVLANIMADKESMWVTKAEWEEEGTRVLEKLGPR; encoded by the exons ATGTCTAACCCTCCACCCATTG TCCTCGACGGAGGTACCGGTTTCCTCAAGGTCGGATATGCCGCGCAGAACTTCCCCGAGCATCAATACCCCTCCATCGTAGGCCGGCCGATCCTTCGTTCCGAGGAGCAGACCGATAGCGATGTTGtcatcaaggatatcatGTGCGGTGACGAAGCTGCCGCCGCGAGGACAATGCTCCAGATCAGCTACCCCATGGAGAACGGCATCGTTAAGAAGTGGGACGATATGGAACATCTTTGGGATTATACCTTCtacgagaagctcaaggtcgaTCCTACGGGCCAGAAGATCCTCTTGACGGAGCCTCCTATGAACCCTCTTAAGAACCGAGAGAAGATGTGCGAGGTTATGTTTGATAGATATAATTTTGGCGGTGTCTACGTCGCCATCCAGGCCGTTCTGGCTCTATACGCTCAAG GTCTTAGCTCCGGTGTCGTAGTCGACTCAGGCGATGGTGTCACACACATTGTGCCCGTCTACGAATCCGTGGTGCTCAACCACCTCACGAAGCGATTAGACGTAGCCGGCCGAGACGTCACGCgcaacctcatcaagctgctgctgcgccgCGGCTACGCCCTCAACCGAACCGCCGATTTCGAAACCGTCCGccagatcaaggagaagctatGCTACGTGTCGTACGACCTCGAGCTCGACAAGCGCCTGAGCGAGGACACCACCGTGCTCGTCGAGGATTACACCCTGCCGGACGGACGTGTGATCCGCGTCGGCAGCGAGCGCTTCGAGGCGCCCGAGTGTCTCTTCCAGCCTCACCTCGTCGACAGCGAATCCCCCGGCCTGGGCGAATTCCTCTTCAATACCATCCAATCCGCCGACGTGGACATCCGCTCGTCGCTGTTCAAGGCTATTGTCCTGTCTGGCGGAAGCAGCATGTATCCCGGTCTTCCGTCGCGATTGGAGAAGGAGCTCAAGCAGCTGTGGCTCACACGGGCGCTGCAGGGCAACCCTGAGCGCTTGAGCAAGTTCAAGGTGCGGATAGAAGATCCTCCGCGACGTCGACACATGGTGTTCCTTGGTGGAGCGGTGTTGGCCAACATTATGGCGGACAAGGAGAGTATGTGGGTTACTAAGGCGGagtgggaggaggagggtacTAGAGTGCTTGAGAAATTGGGACCGCGATAA